The genomic interval TGAACAGTTAAATCAGGTTATGAACATAAAACCTAATTTAGATAGAATTGTCATTGGATATTGTAGAGTCTCAAGCAATAAACAAAAAGATGATCTGGAAAGACAAATAGAGAATATGAAATTGTATCTAAATGCACAAGGAAGACCTTATGAAATTATTTCTGATATAGGTTCTGGAATCAATTATAAGAAAAAAGGACTGAAAGAACTGATTAAACGCATATCTCAAAATAAAGTAGAAAAAGTTGTGGTTCTTTATAAAGACAGATTGTTAAGATTTGGATTTGAATTAGTCGAATATATCGCAAGTTTATATAACTGTGATATAGAAATTATTGATAACACAGAAAAATCAGAGCAACAAGAACTTGTAGAAGATTTAGTTCAAATAATTACAGTTTTTAGTTGTAAATTACAAGGTAAACGTGCAAATAAAGCTAGAAAATTAGTAAAAGAATTAATTGAGGAAGAAGGTGAATCAAATGATAAAGTCAATAAAAGTGAGATTGAATCCAAATAATAAACAATCGACTAAGTTGTTTCAATATGCAGGCTGTGCTAGATTTGCTTATAATTGGGCTATTTCAAGAGAACAGGATAATTATAAGCAAGGGAACAAATTTTTATCAGATAGTGAATTGCGAAAAGAATTTACACAATTAAAGAAACAGTCTGAATATCAATGGCTGAATGAAGTAAGCAATAATGTAACAAAACAAGCAATTAAAGATGCTTGTAATACTTATAAGAGATTCTTCAAAGGACAATGTAAATATCCTGAATTTAAGAGTAAGAAACACTCTACTCCATCTTTTTATCAAGACAATATAAAAATTCAGTTTACCGATACCCATGTGAAAGTTGAAAGTTTTTCAATGAGTAAAAAACAGAATAAACAAAAGTTAAACTGGATTAAACTTTGTGAAAAAGGAAGAATACCAACTGGCTGTAAATACATGAATCCACGTTTTACTTATGACGGATTATATTGGTATGTGTCAATTGGTATTGAAGTTAATGATAATACTACTCTTCCATCAAATGAAGGTATTGGAATTGATTTAGGAATAAAGCATTTAGCAATATGTTCTGATGGCAATACATACAAGAACATAAACAAAACGCAAACGGTAAAGAAATTAGAAAAGAAAAAACGCAGGTTACAGCGTTCCATATCAAGAAAATATGAGAAAAATAAGAAAGGAGCAAATTACTGTAAAACAAGTAACATTATAAAAAGAGAAAAAGAACTTTTAAAACTAAATCACAGACTAACAAATGTTCGTCAAAACTATTTACACCAAACAACATCTGAGATAGTGAAACGAGAACCAAGTTTCATTTGTATTGAAGATTTGAATGTAAGTGGAATGATGAAGAATAAACATTTATCCAAAGCAGTACAACAGCAAGGTTTTTATGAATTTAGAAGACAGATTGAATACAAGGCTATGTGGAACAATATACCAGTTGTTATAGCCGATAGATTTTTTCCAAGTTCTAAATTATGTAGTTGTTGTGGAAGTATTAAAAAAGATTTAAAGTTGTCTGACCGTATTTACAAATGTGAATGTGGAAATGTAATTGATAGAGATTATCAGGCGGCTTTGAATCTAAAACAGTATGGAGAAAATGTCCTAAAACAACAATCTGTAGCATAACACTTTCAAGTTATTACAGATATGTACTGATAC from Hominilimicola fabiformis carries:
- a CDS encoding IS607 family transposase; the protein is MSKYYSINKFSKILGVSAQTLRNWDANGKLHPHHTSSNGYRYYSHEQLNQVMNIKPNLDRIVIGYCRVSSNKQKDDLERQIENMKLYLNAQGRPYEIISDIGSGINYKKKGLKELIKRISQNKVEKVVVLYKDRLLRFGFELVEYIASLYNCDIEIIDNTEKSEQQELVEDLVQIITVFSCKLQGKRANKARKLVKELIEEEGESNDKVNKSEIESK
- a CDS encoding RNA-guided endonuclease InsQ/TnpB family protein, which encodes MIKSIKVRLNPNNKQSTKLFQYAGCARFAYNWAISREQDNYKQGNKFLSDSELRKEFTQLKKQSEYQWLNEVSNNVTKQAIKDACNTYKRFFKGQCKYPEFKSKKHSTPSFYQDNIKIQFTDTHVKVESFSMSKKQNKQKLNWIKLCEKGRIPTGCKYMNPRFTYDGLYWYVSIGIEVNDNTTLPSNEGIGIDLGIKHLAICSDGNTYKNINKTQTVKKLEKKKRRLQRSISRKYEKNKKGANYCKTSNIIKREKELLKLNHRLTNVRQNYLHQTTSEIVKREPSFICIEDLNVSGMMKNKHLSKAVQQQGFYEFRRQIEYKAMWNNIPVVIADRFFPSSKLCSCCGSIKKDLKLSDRIYKCECGNVIDRDYQAALNLKQYGENVLKQQSVA